TCACTATTAACGATTTAATTGCGTCTATAGATAGCCCATTTCCAACTACTTCCTCTAGAAGATCTACTGTGTACTCATTATTCGAATTGAATATGTTGTAGCTTATCAAATGCACACCTAATCTCTCATGCAGTGACGTTTGAGGCAATTGTCCCATCAAATACAACGAGCATTTACTGTGAAATCTACTACAATACATTGGATGTTTAAAGATACCAGTAACAAGATCCTCCATCACCCTCTTATGACATAACGGGTACCCACATAATTTGTTCTCTGTTCTGGCATTGATTATATCCATATAAGATGTTGGTGAAAGTAATCGTGCTAAGTATTTTAGTGTCTCTCCATTTTGGCAAGATGACTTAGTGAGCATGGAAACTATGGCGGAATTGATCATTTGAACTTCTGCCAAGGATAATTGCTCATGAAGCTGATGCAGTTGTAACACCGTACTCTGAATGGACGTAATGTTTATTGTAGACATTGTAGTTCTATGATTCGTGCACTTCTAATGTGTGAATACGTTTATGACTCTTCGGGTATGCGATGCCCTCCCTAAAGCAACGCCGTTTTGGCCAGTATCTCTTTCTGCAACTTCGAAGAGCTTTCCCCTTGTCtattctattatttttggttctaaaaaaaagattatcAATGCTAAAGGTTCCGCTTGCGCTTTTTCCCAGAGCTCATATCATTatgaaaatattatatGATACGATTAGCTTTGGAAGTTACATACTATGAAACTTCAATTTTGGCAAAGAATTCGACACACTACTTACTCTTGCAACCTTTTCAGATGTATCAACATGCCCGGTATATTGCTCGTCTTCTGATTCTGTAGTTGTTCGGGCAATGTACCGTACGGTAATCCAAGGAACTTTATCCTTTATATCTAAATTATCAACTTCAATTTCCGAGTTGAAgttttcaataaagtttCTCTCATGAATATTGATGCTGGAATTGTATACTAAAAACTCGTTTAATATGGACACTGTGCTCCAATATGAAAACTTTCTCATACATGCTACTACAAGGGATATTATTAGTTCCCCATTTGTACAGTGCATATAACACGGATAATGCCTCTTATCgattaaaaatttcacGCATCGTACCACAACATCGTATTCAATGGGaactgttttcttttttcttttgatcttGGGCTTGGTCTTGTCAGCCTTTCTTTCACTTTGGCATCTTATGTGAACTGTCTTGATGTTGTTCTCTTCGCAAAATCTTACCATCAAAGGATCACTATTCAGAGGTTCAGGTGTCAATGATAGGATGTATTTCAGTCTAAGGGTTCTTAGAAATGAGAGATTGATTTCTCGTGGGTAGGATCCTCTATATAAGTTTGGCTGGACTGTCGAAAATTGTAATGGTGTTACCAGTGACATTTTAATAAATATAGCTTATTACAGATCTATGAGCTTGGTGTTCATAGCAACTGTGAAACTTATACTTGATGCTGATTGTCCTTTCTACCTTAACAGAaactatttttttgagttcgcactttttttttgctctaGGTGGAATAGCGGCGATTGATGATTAACACCACTTTAATAGTCAGGAAA
The Saccharomyces mikatae IFO 1815 strain IFO1815 genome assembly, chromosome: 4 genome window above contains:
- the OCA6 gene encoding protein-tyrosine-phosphatase (similar to Saccharomyces cerevisiae OCA6 (YDR067C); ancestral locus Anc_8.186); translation: MSLVTPLQFSTVQPNLYRGSYPREINLSFLRTLRLKYILSLTPEPLNSDPLMVRFCEENNIKTVHIRCQSERKADKTKPKIKRKKKTVPIEYDVVVRCVKFLIDKRHYPCYMHCTNGELIISLVVACMRKFSYWSTVSILNEFLVYNSSINIHERNFIENFNSEIEVDNLDIKDKVPWITVRYIARTTTESEDEQYTGHVDTSEKVARVSSVSNSLPKLKFHSM
- the RTR2 gene encoding putative protein-serine/threonine phosphatase (similar to Saccharomyces cerevisiae RTR2 (YDR066C) and RTR1 (YER139C); ancestral locus Anc_8.181) — encoded protein: MSTINITSIQSTVLQLHQLHEQLSLAEVQMINSAIVSMLTKSSCQNGETLKYLARLLSPTSYMDIINARTENKLCGYPLCHKRVMEDLVTGIFKHPMYCSRFHSKCSLYLMGQLPQTSLHERLGVHLISYNIFNSNNEYTVDLLEEVVGNGLSIDAIKSLIVSFKVLGFDDVCEDESLLLDKYFEQLFSEEQNSWNIR